A single window of Nocardioides kongjuensis DNA harbors:
- a CDS encoding O-antigen ligase family protein, with protein MPNQTTTRPPTAVRGDGSNGVVQRRVVTAFLVLLAVLLAAASARGPIAAAIGVGLAGFVAALAVLGRERMAMLAMIAAFATAPMYKGLAPSENTPVTPTDLVFGLAVVLLLPTIIGRPVRLPLGYVIGVLIILTVGTLSTVFSPSPVISALQFVQWLVVLVGLVGLLAIWAPGWRTVDVLLWSYVAGHTLSVAYSPIGGSIAGRSIGLTHHPNAFGEAGVMAFAACMYLWRRSEQVWYRAVVAACAAAALLSVVTSGSRAAAAVIAGLVVMVPFVERSAVKGFVLALGLAIGIVALPLILQSSSDESALSRLAGTGDALVADQARLNAQNFGIDMFFQHPIVGNGFAQAIYVHNVVLGVASSIGLIGLLGYLMVLFVMARPIIGNHPNRRLAYLAWAFIAITPTVPALEDRTLWVPLAPVILLAMNMRHERDVGWDAVPDDVADAVDDTPAPRPATTATETPR; from the coding sequence GTGCCGAACCAGACCACCACGCGACCGCCCACGGCGGTCAGGGGCGACGGCAGCAACGGCGTGGTGCAGCGCCGTGTCGTGACCGCCTTCCTGGTGCTCCTGGCGGTCCTCCTCGCGGCGGCCTCGGCCCGTGGCCCGATCGCGGCCGCGATCGGGGTGGGCCTCGCGGGCTTCGTCGCCGCGCTCGCGGTGCTCGGTCGCGAGCGGATGGCGATGCTCGCCATGATCGCGGCCTTCGCCACCGCCCCCATGTACAAGGGCCTGGCGCCGAGCGAGAACACGCCGGTCACGCCGACCGACCTGGTCTTCGGCCTCGCCGTGGTGCTGCTGCTGCCGACGATCATCGGCCGGCCGGTGCGGCTGCCGCTGGGCTACGTCATCGGCGTCCTCATCATCTTGACCGTCGGCACCCTGTCCACGGTCTTCTCGCCGTCACCGGTCATCAGCGCCCTGCAGTTCGTGCAGTGGCTGGTCGTCCTGGTCGGCCTGGTCGGGCTGCTGGCGATCTGGGCCCCGGGCTGGCGCACGGTCGACGTGCTGCTGTGGAGCTACGTCGCCGGCCACACCCTCAGCGTCGCCTACTCGCCGATCGGCGGCTCGATCGCCGGGCGCAGCATCGGGCTGACCCACCACCCGAACGCCTTCGGCGAGGCGGGCGTGATGGCGTTCGCCGCCTGCATGTACCTGTGGCGGCGCAGCGAGCAGGTCTGGTACCGCGCCGTCGTCGCCGCGTGCGCCGCTGCGGCGCTGCTCTCGGTCGTGACGAGCGGCAGTCGTGCGGCTGCGGCGGTGATCGCCGGCCTCGTGGTCATGGTCCCGTTCGTGGAGCGCTCCGCGGTCAAGGGCTTCGTGCTCGCCCTCGGCCTCGCGATCGGCATCGTCGCGCTGCCGCTGATCCTGCAGTCGTCGAGCGACGAGTCGGCGCTGAGCCGGCTCGCCGGCACCGGCGACGCCCTGGTCGCCGACCAGGCCCGGCTCAACGCCCAGAACTTCGGCATCGACATGTTCTTCCAGCACCCGATCGTGGGCAACGGGTTCGCGCAGGCGATCTACGTCCACAACGTGGTGCTCGGTGTGGCCTCGAGCATCGGCCTGATCGGCCTGCTCGGCTACCTGATGGTGCTGTTCGTGATGGCGCGGCCGATCATCGGCAACCACCCCAACCGGCGGTTGGCGTACCTCGCCTGGGCGTTCATCGCGATCACCCCGACGGTCCCGGCCCTCGAGGACCGCACGCTGTGGGTGCCGCTGGCGCCGGTGATCCTGCTGGCGATGAACATGCGCCACGAACGTGACGTCGGCTGGGACGCCGTCCCCGACGACGTCGCAGATGCTGTCGACGACACCCCTGCTCCCCGCCCCGCGACGACCGCCACGGAGACCCCTCGATGA
- a CDS encoding MoaD/ThiS family protein yields the protein MSETQVIRVRYWAAARAAAGIAEEEVAVAGPLTLAELRAEVVGRHAGTRLPEVVGVCSVLVGERPVSSTDPAAVVVQPGETVEFLPPFAGG from the coding sequence GTGAGTGAGACGCAGGTCATCCGGGTGCGGTACTGGGCGGCTGCCCGCGCGGCTGCCGGGATCGCGGAGGAGGAGGTGGCCGTCGCCGGCCCGCTGACCCTCGCCGAGCTGCGCGCCGAGGTGGTCGGGCGGCATGCGGGCACCCGACTGCCCGAGGTCGTGGGCGTCTGCTCGGTGCTCGTCGGCGAGCGTCCGGTGTCCTCCACGGACCCGGCCGCGGTCGTCGTGCAACCGGGGGAGACGGTCGAGTTCCTGCCTCCCTTCGCGGGCGGCTGA
- a CDS encoding winged helix-turn-helix transcriptional regulator has product MSTLLLLTSALQPSAEVLPGLALLGHHVKILPAEGSALLDAPDADLLLVDGRQDLAGARDLCRLIRTTGTDVPVLLIVTEGGLAVVNHDWGMDDVVLHTCGPAELEARIRMAIGRLTAARDAADPDAHLIRSGEVVVDEATYTAKVGGRTLDLTFKEFELLKFLAQHPGRVFSRQQLLQEVWGYDYFGGTRTVDVHVRRLRAKLGPENETLIGTVRNVGYRFVLPSKESAAEADAAALAEHEQQDA; this is encoded by the coding sequence ATGAGCACTCTCCTTCTGCTGACCAGCGCCCTGCAACCCTCGGCCGAGGTGCTGCCGGGTCTCGCGCTGCTCGGTCACCACGTCAAGATCCTGCCCGCCGAGGGCAGTGCACTGCTCGACGCCCCCGACGCGGACCTGCTGCTCGTCGACGGCCGCCAGGACCTCGCGGGCGCCCGCGACCTGTGCCGGCTGATCCGCACGACCGGGACCGACGTGCCCGTGCTGCTCATCGTCACCGAGGGCGGCCTGGCCGTCGTCAACCACGACTGGGGCATGGACGACGTCGTGCTGCACACCTGCGGACCCGCCGAGCTCGAGGCCCGGATCCGGATGGCGATCGGCCGGCTCACCGCGGCCCGCGACGCCGCCGACCCCGACGCCCACCTGATCCGCTCCGGCGAGGTCGTGGTCGACGAGGCGACGTACACCGCCAAGGTGGGTGGCCGCACGCTCGACCTGACCTTCAAGGAGTTCGAGCTCCTCAAGTTCCTCGCCCAGCACCCCGGCCGGGTGTTCAGCCGCCAGCAGCTGCTGCAGGAGGTGTGGGGCTACGACTACTTCGGCGGCACCCGCACGGTCGACGTCCACGTCCGGCGGCTGCGCGCCAAGCTCGGTCCCGAGAACGAGACCCTGATCGGCACCGTGCGCAACGTCGGCTACCGGTTCGTGCTGCCGTCGAAGGAGTCAGCGGCGGAGGCCGACGCAGCCGCCCTCGCCGAGCACGAGCAGCAGGACGCCTGA
- a CDS encoding FMN-binding glutamate synthase family protein, whose protein sequence is MKLSHAVGGAAAALGALAARDLAQKKHALQRNFPVIGHFRYWLETIGPELRQYIVTSNEEERPFSRDQRTWIYASSKEENSYFGFGTDVDVEHVQGHAYIKQRTFADKLPSDQDANWTLPAAKVLGGPRGRAKAFRPGSVVNVSAMSFGSLSSNAITAINKGAAAAGCLHNTGEGAISPYHRNGADLVLQIGTAYFGCRDEKGDFSLPRLLELIDSAPVKALEIKLSQGAKPGLGGLLPAAKVTAEIAQIRGIPEGKDCASPSRHTAFHDVDSMLDFVELLGAETGLPVGIKSAVGAMDFWEELARLMSPRERGVDFITVDGGEGGTGAAPLIFADSVAVPYRMGFSRVYGTFAELGLTDDIAFIGSAKLGLPDNAVVAFALGADMINVAREAMLSIGCIQAQKCHTDHCPTGIATQNPWLVHGLDPVSKAERCAVYLRTLRKELTRVSAAVGVPHPALITCADVDIFNGDYDARSLASVYGYKDGWGELGPDLREQVMRLMHTADHFDEQGRTS, encoded by the coding sequence ATGAAGCTGAGCCACGCCGTGGGTGGGGCCGCCGCTGCGCTCGGGGCCCTCGCCGCTCGCGACCTCGCCCAGAAGAAGCACGCGCTGCAGCGCAACTTCCCCGTGATCGGCCACTTCCGGTACTGGCTGGAGACGATCGGTCCCGAGCTGCGGCAGTACATCGTGACCAGCAACGAGGAGGAGCGGCCGTTCAGCCGCGACCAGCGGACCTGGATCTATGCCTCCAGCAAGGAGGAGAACAGCTACTTCGGGTTCGGCACCGACGTCGACGTCGAGCACGTCCAGGGTCACGCCTACATCAAGCAGCGCACCTTCGCCGACAAGCTGCCGAGCGACCAGGACGCCAACTGGACCCTGCCGGCGGCCAAGGTCCTCGGCGGGCCGCGCGGGCGGGCGAAGGCATTCCGGCCCGGCTCGGTCGTCAACGTGTCGGCGATGAGCTTCGGCTCGCTGTCCTCGAACGCGATCACCGCGATCAACAAGGGCGCGGCTGCGGCCGGGTGCCTGCACAACACGGGCGAGGGCGCGATCTCGCCGTACCACCGCAACGGGGCCGACCTCGTCCTGCAGATCGGTACGGCGTACTTCGGCTGCCGTGACGAGAAGGGCGACTTCTCGCTGCCGCGGCTCCTCGAGCTCATCGACTCGGCCCCCGTGAAGGCGCTCGAGATCAAGCTGAGCCAGGGCGCCAAGCCGGGTCTGGGCGGGCTGCTGCCGGCAGCGAAGGTGACCGCCGAGATCGCGCAGATCCGCGGCATCCCGGAGGGCAAGGACTGCGCGTCGCCCTCGCGGCACACCGCCTTCCACGACGTCGACTCGATGCTCGACTTCGTCGAGCTGCTGGGCGCCGAGACCGGGCTGCCGGTCGGCATCAAGTCGGCCGTCGGCGCGATGGACTTCTGGGAGGAGCTCGCCCGCCTGATGTCGCCGCGCGAGCGCGGCGTCGACTTCATCACGGTCGACGGCGGCGAGGGCGGCACCGGCGCGGCGCCGCTGATCTTCGCCGACTCCGTCGCGGTGCCGTACCGGATGGGGTTCTCGCGGGTCTACGGCACCTTCGCTGAGCTGGGGCTGACCGACGACATCGCGTTCATCGGCTCGGCCAAGCTCGGGCTGCCCGACAACGCGGTCGTCGCGTTCGCGCTCGGTGCCGACATGATCAACGTCGCCCGCGAGGCGATGCTCTCCATCGGCTGCATCCAGGCGCAGAAGTGCCACACCGACCACTGCCCCACCGGCATCGCCACGCAGAACCCGTGGCTGGTCCACGGTCTCGACCCGGTGTCGAAGGCGGAGCGGTGCGCGGTCTACCTGCGCACCCTGCGCAAGGAGCTGACCCGGGTCTCGGCGGCGGTCGGCGTACCGCACCCGGCGCTGATCACCTGTGCCGACGTCGACATCTTCAACGGCGACTACGACGCCCGCTCGCTGGCGTCGGTCTACGGGTACAAGGACGGCTGGGGCGAGCTCGGCCCCGACCTGCGCGAGCAGGTCATGCGCCTGATGCACACCGCCGACCACTTCGACGAGCAGGGACGCACGTCGTAG
- the mshD gene encoding mycothiol synthase codes for MTSDLPLLTDTSALDAIGRVRDASREADGTDPVDEAVTLRLKHHGLSGTGAWVSGEGFALRHEGSLDLAVAPSSRGRGLGGALGELAVAAPGALSAWSHGDHPAAAALARRWGFTRTRELWVMRRPAAVPLPAAEPPAGVRIRDFGASDADAVLAVNAAAFAHHPEQGSLDAAGLAERMAEPWFDPAGLLLAVDDDGALLGFHWTKQHDASLGEVYVVGVSPAAQGRGLGRVLTVAGLQHLAARGVAEVLLYVESDNTPARRLYEDLGFQHAAADTHVQYQRAD; via the coding sequence GTGACCTCGGACCTCCCCCTCCTGACCGACACCTCCGCCCTCGACGCGATCGGGCGGGTGCGCGACGCCAGCCGGGAGGCCGACGGGACCGACCCGGTCGACGAGGCGGTGACCCTGCGCCTCAAGCACCACGGGCTGAGCGGCACGGGCGCGTGGGTGAGCGGCGAGGGCTTCGCGCTGCGGCACGAGGGCTCGCTCGACCTCGCGGTCGCCCCGTCGTCTCGAGGACGCGGTCTGGGCGGTGCGCTCGGCGAGCTCGCCGTCGCCGCGCCCGGAGCGCTGAGCGCCTGGTCGCACGGCGACCACCCGGCCGCCGCTGCGCTCGCGCGCCGCTGGGGGTTCACCCGCACGCGGGAGCTGTGGGTGATGCGCCGGCCGGCCGCCGTACCGCTGCCGGCCGCGGAGCCGCCCGCCGGCGTACGGATCCGCGACTTCGGCGCCTCGGACGCCGACGCGGTGCTCGCGGTCAACGCCGCGGCGTTCGCGCACCACCCCGAGCAGGGATCGCTCGACGCGGCCGGACTGGCGGAGCGGATGGCCGAGCCGTGGTTCGACCCGGCCGGCCTGCTGCTCGCGGTCGACGACGACGGCGCCCTGCTCGGCTTCCACTGGACCAAGCAGCACGACGCGTCGCTCGGGGAGGTGTACGTCGTCGGCGTCTCCCCCGCCGCGCAGGGCCGCGGCCTCGGCCGGGTGCTCACCGTCGCCGGGCTGCAGCACCTCGCGGCACGCGGAGTGGCCGAGGTGCTGCTCTACGTCGAGTCCGACAACACGCCCGCACGGCGGCTCTACGAGGATCTGGGCTTCCAGCACGCCGCCGCCGACACGCACGTGCAGTACCAGCGGGCGGACTGA